Proteins encoded in a region of the Pseudomonas putida genome:
- the earP gene encoding elongation factor P maturation arginine rhamnosyltransferase EarP, with the protein MNATWDIFCSVVDNYGDIGVTWRLARQLVAEHGMAVRLWVDDLNAFVPMCPGADATAAQQWQHGVDVRHWPAQWLPVVPADVVIGAFACQLPAAYVEAMRARPLPPLWLNLEYLSAEDWVEGCHGLPSPQANGLRKVFFFPGFTERTGGLLREGSLLARRDAFQQSADARQTFLQGLGVNPVPGALLVSLFAYENPQLASWLDALATGAQPCHLLVPQGRIVAGLSQWLGEAQLQVGDVRTRGALTVQVLPFVSQDDFDRLLWSCDFNAVRGEDSFVRAQWAGQPMLWHIYVQDENAHWEKLEAFLAHYRRGLSGDADAALLGLWRAWNMDFDMGQAWQAARQHWPELQQHARRWVVRQAAQPDLATALVHFYRNSL; encoded by the coding sequence ATGAACGCCACCTGGGACATCTTCTGCAGCGTCGTCGACAACTACGGCGACATCGGCGTGACCTGGCGCCTGGCCCGGCAGTTGGTGGCCGAGCATGGCATGGCCGTGCGCCTGTGGGTGGATGACCTCAACGCCTTCGTGCCCATGTGCCCCGGTGCCGATGCCACCGCTGCGCAGCAGTGGCAGCACGGTGTGGATGTACGCCACTGGCCGGCGCAGTGGTTGCCGGTGGTGCCGGCCGATGTGGTGATCGGCGCGTTCGCCTGCCAGCTACCGGCGGCTTATGTCGAAGCCATGCGTGCCCGCCCGCTGCCGCCGCTGTGGCTGAACCTTGAGTACCTTAGCGCCGAGGATTGGGTGGAGGGTTGCCATGGCTTGCCTTCACCGCAGGCCAACGGCCTGCGCAAGGTGTTTTTCTTCCCGGGGTTTACCGAAAGAACCGGTGGCTTGCTGCGCGAGGGCTCGCTGCTGGCGCGGCGTGACGCGTTCCAGCAGTCCGCCGATGCGCGCCAAACCTTCCTGCAAGGGCTTGGCGTAAACCCTGTGCCGGGGGCGTTGCTGGTCTCGCTGTTCGCCTACGAAAACCCACAGTTGGCCAGCTGGCTCGATGCCCTGGCTACAGGTGCGCAACCGTGTCACCTGCTGGTGCCGCAAGGGCGCATCGTCGCAGGGCTCAGCCAGTGGCTTGGCGAGGCGCAACTGCAGGTGGGCGATGTGCGCACGCGTGGGGCGCTGACCGTACAGGTGCTGCCTTTCGTCAGCCAGGACGACTTCGACAGGCTGTTGTGGAGTTGCGACTTCAACGCCGTGCGCGGTGAGGACTCGTTCGTGCGTGCGCAGTGGGCGGGGCAGCCGATGCTGTGGCACATCTATGTGCAGGACGAGAATGCCCATTGGGAAAAGCTCGAAGCGTTTCTGGCGCATTATCGCCGTGGCTTGTCAGGCGATGCCGATGCCGCCTTGCTTGGCCTGTGGCGCGCCTGGAACATGGATTTCGACATGGGCCAGGCCTGGCAGGCGGCCCGCCAGCATTGGCCAGAACTGCAGCAACATGCCCGGCGTTGGGTGGTGAGACAGGCCGCTCAGCCGGACCTTGCCACAGCGCTAGTACACTTTTACCGAAATTCGCTATGA
- the efp gene encoding elongation factor P, with translation MKTGKELKPGTVLRIDNDPWLVQKAEFTKSGRNSAIMKTKLKNLLTGYKTETVYGADDKLDDVILDRKEATLSFISGDSYTFMDTTDYTMYELNAEDIDAVLPYIEEGMEDICEAVFFEGRLVSVELPTTISRQVVYTENAARGDTSGKVMKPAKLKNGTEIQVADFIQIDEWIDIDTRDNSFKGRSKK, from the coding sequence ATGAAAACTGGTAAAGAACTGAAACCCGGTACCGTCCTGCGGATCGACAACGACCCGTGGCTGGTTCAAAAAGCTGAGTTCACCAAGTCGGGCCGTAACAGCGCGATCATGAAGACCAAGCTGAAGAACCTGCTGACCGGCTACAAGACCGAAACCGTATACGGTGCGGACGACAAGCTGGACGACGTGATCCTGGATCGCAAAGAAGCGACCCTGTCGTTCATCAGCGGTGACTCGTACACCTTCATGGACACCACCGACTACACCATGTACGAACTGAACGCCGAAGACATCGACGCCGTTCTGCCGTACATCGAAGAAGGCATGGAAGACATCTGCGAAGCCGTGTTCTTCGAAGGCCGCCTGGTATCGGTTGAACTGCCGACCACCATCAGCCGTCAGGTTGTCTACACCGAGAACGCTGCTCGCGGCGACACCTCGGGCAAGGTCATGAAGCCTGCCAAACTGAAGAACGGCACCGAGATCCAGGTTGCCGACTTCATCCAGATCGACGAGTGGATCGACATCGACACTCGCGACAACAGCTTCAAAGGCCGTTCCAAGAAGTAA
- a CDS encoding organic hydroperoxide resistance protein encodes MQKVTPLYIAEATSTGGRDGKSKSSDGKLVVSLSTPKELGGAGGDGTNPEQMFAAGYSACFIGALKFVAGQEKKALPADASITAKVGIGQIPGGFGLDIDLHINLPGLAQADAEGLVEKAHQVCPYSNATRGNVDVRLHVTV; translated from the coding sequence ATGCAAAAGGTCACTCCGCTGTACATCGCAGAAGCTACCTCCACCGGTGGGCGCGACGGCAAATCCAAGTCCAGCGACGGCAAGCTGGTCGTCAGCCTGAGCACCCCCAAGGAACTGGGCGGCGCTGGCGGTGACGGCACCAACCCTGAACAGATGTTCGCCGCCGGATATTCGGCATGCTTCATCGGCGCCCTGAAATTCGTGGCCGGGCAAGAGAAGAAAGCCCTGCCGGCAGATGCCTCGATCACCGCCAAGGTGGGTATCGGGCAGATCCCGGGCGGTTTCGGCCTGGACATCGACCTGCACATCAACCTGCCGGGCCTGGCCCAGGCGGATGCCGAAGGGCTGGTGGAGAAAGCGCACCAGGTCTGCCCGTACTCCAATGCCACCCGCGGTAATGTGGATGTACGCCTGCATGTGACGGTGTAA